TGTTCCCTTTGAGAGACGCCCACTCATGAGTGGTGGTGTATCTGTACTGCCCTGAGTCTGTGAGAAGGAGACGAAGATATCACGTATCAAAACACACAATAACCAGGCCTCTTACCAGGCTCTCTGAACTCCAACTCGTCAGAATACCATCTCCCAGCTAGACACACTTGTGCACTGGCTGATGGCCTCAGGAGACTCACTCTAGGCAGCCCTTTAGACAGCCATCTTCCCACAACAGCTGCTGCCATGTTTATTTTGTAGTTATATTGAAATAAACCCGGACAGATTTGTATTaataatgacctttgaccccactTCTAACTTTAGAAAATGAGCGTTGTTAAAGGACACGCCCATCTTCACATGATCGTGACACGTAGTGATACAGCGGTGAACagctacagtatagtacagtacagtactaaACAAAGACTTCTATAATTGACAAAAAGAAGAGAGAATAATGAGCTCTACAGTGAGATTAAGCATAAAGGCAGCCAATGGCTCTGTCAGTGACTACAGTGTGGAGGCACAGAGTGACTGGACTGTCCACCAGTTAAAGAACTATCTCTACAGACACTACCCCACCCACCCAGTAAGTCAGACTATCCTCCAGTGATACCCTCATGCagctcactcactcactcaccccCGTCCACACAGCCCCTCACTAGTCAGAAGCTCATCCATGCTGGCAGACTGTTACTAGACTCTCAGACTATAGGCCAAAGCCTCCCTTCCAGTGGTGTGGACCCAGTGGTGGTTCATTTAGTGGCGTATGAGCGCTCCCACTCGAGCCCTGTGTTCAGTAAAGAGGAGGAGGAAGAGGAGACCAAAAGCACGGAGCCTGTTAGTAGGCAACCATCACTCAATACAGTACAAGAGGAGAGCAACCAACCTGATCAACATGTGCGAGTTATATAAGACACTTGGTATTCATGAAATTCCCCAGTTACTTCCAGTTTATAATACCAAATTACCATAGAAACACTTTGATCTCGTTATGTTTGTTTGTACAGATTCACTCCCAGGAGCAGGATACGCCGGGACCACGCCCCCAGCTGAGGCACAGAGGTGGGGCACACCCCCTAGTGACGGGACTTCCCCCTCAGTTTTATATGTCACCCTATGGAGCGGCCTATGCTAACCAAGCGTATGCTAACCAAATGGCCCTCTGGTATCAAGCATACTACAGGTTGGCATTCCTCTAGTTGGTATTAAATATCTCTAACACGTTCTCCTCAGacaagccccgcccactaccCTGGAAGAAAGAGGGGTGGACAACAACGTTGACCTGCTCAACCGTGAAGAGGGTGGTGTGGAGGTGGAGGATAACGTCCCAGTGAATGCTGCAGGGGGTGCTGCTGGTCTCGGTATGATGGCCggaggaggagggggagggggaggggggaacaGGCGAGACCTTGTGGATGTCCTCTATATGACAACCATGTTTGGGTTTCTTGGACTTGTGGCTTACCTTACTGGCTCTCTAGGGAGACTCATGGTGTTTGCTGGAGGAATAGTTTTTGTTTTGCTGTGAGTCAGTAGTTAGTTGTGTCTGTTTATTGACCCCTTCCTGTTTTGCAAGGCTTTGGTAatcacaatgtacatgtgtgtattctTCTCACTGCAGGAACCAAGGTGGTTGGTTTTCTGTGAGACGTCGAAGACAAGGTATGTTACTAGCTGGCTAACCCCCATTA
This region of Halichondria panicea chromosome 12, odHalPani1.1, whole genome shotgun sequence genomic DNA includes:
- the LOC135345157 gene encoding homocysteine-responsive endoplasmic reticulum-resident ubiquitin-like domain member 2 protein, which encodes MSSTVRLSIKAANGSVSDYSVEAQSDWTVHQLKNYLYRHYPTHPPLTSQKLIHAGRLLLDSQTIGQSLPSSGVDPVVVHLVAYERSHSSPVFSKEEEEEETKSTEPVSRQPSLNTVQEESNQPDQHIHSQEQDTPGPRPQLRHRGGAHPLVTGLPPQFYMSPYGAAYANQAYANQMALWYQAYYRQAPPTTLEERGVDNNVDLLNREEGGVEVEDNVPVNAAGGAAGLGMMAGGGGGGGGGNRRDLVDVLYMTTMFGFLGLVAYLTGSLGRLMVFAGGIVFVLLNQGGWFSVRRRRQAAPVEEVNPLNRPEQVAAGERQEQQVPQEAAPPEATQPQPQELQDQQRQGILATMFVFVTSFFTSLVPHQRPELQAN